A DNA window from Pyrus communis chromosome 3, drPyrComm1.1, whole genome shotgun sequence contains the following coding sequences:
- the LOC137728285 gene encoding disease resistance-like protein DSC1, translating into MPDARLTSHGLRLSGWQFSMGPELGPPPSLGLAHAGAGPRGLGPLFCPLSPKQMPTLGLLLPEVPMLSRLQANGCKSLKTVSSSRNAITKCWNRNELLREQLNFSNCRRLGYDARSSIMVDSQLRIMRVATASSKLKEENEDYVQRVYEPLVTMVCPGDEIPKWFVHQNMGASINVRLPANWFREGFLGFALTVVASDLFDPYVKFECKYNFKTGEGESHEINCYFNLEIGNVVKYRCSDLQHVFVLYKDLEYEKRTKWSPAFYNRVTEVSVHFRQEWVFLTVEKCGMCLLYAEDAEKLKCHVMSRQEQDEHAASGSGDLEASGSNESEEASGSDDL; encoded by the exons atgccTGACGCCAGGCTGACGTCACATGGCCTtaggctctcgggctggcaattctcCATGGGCCCGGAGCTAGGGCCTCCACCTTCACTCGGGCTTGCCCACGCTGGAGCTGGTCCACGGGGCCTCGGGCCCCTGTTCTGTCCCCTGTCCCCCAAGCAAATGCCCACGCTGGGCTTGCTCTTACCAGAGGTCCCAATGCTCAGTCGTCTTCAAGCAAATGGCTGCAAGTCACTGAAGACAGTGTCGAGTTCAAGGAATGCAATTACAAAATGTTGGAATAGAAATGAATTGCTTCGAGAGCAACTTAACTTTTCTAATTGCCGAAGGTTGGGTTATGATGCAAGGAGCAGCATAATGGTTGATTCACAGCTTAGAATCATGCGAGTGGCAACTGCATCTTCAaagttaaaagaagaaaatgaggatTACgtac AAAGAGTTTATGAACCCTTAGTTACAATGGTATGTCCGGGAGATGAAATTCCAAAATGGTTCGTACATCAAAATATGGGGGCTTCAATAAATGTCAGGCTTCCTGCAAATTGGTTTCGTGAAGGTTTCTTGGGTTTCGCTCTCACTGTTGTTGCATCCGATCTCTTTGATCCATATGTGAAGTTTGAATGCAAGTACAATTTCAAAACTGGAGAGGGGGAAAGTCATGAAATcaattgttatttcaatttAGAAATTGGCAATGTAGTTAAATATCGTTGCTCAGATCTACAGCATGTGTTCGTATTGTATAAAGACCTTGAATATGAAAAGAGAACAAAATGGTCCCCTGCTTTTTACAACCGCGTCACTGAGGTCTCTGTTCACTTCCGGCAAGAGTGGGTATTCCTTACGGTGGAAAAGTGTGGGATGTGCCTGTTGTATGCTGAAGATGCTGAGAAATTAAAATGTCATGTCATGTCGCGACAAGAACAAGATGAGCATGCAGCAAGTGGGAGTGGTGACCTTGAAGCCAGTGGAAGCAATGAATCTGAGGAAGCAAGTGGAAGCGATGACCTCTGA